The Rubrobacter naiadicus DNA segment GCGAGCTCATGGAAAGGGGTTACGCAAAAGTGTCCGAGCAGTCTCGCAGCGAGGGAAACGGCAAGGCCACCGCCGTCGAAGGCAAGAACAGCCTCACGGTCACGGACAACCGCACGGGAAAGACTTATGACATAGAGATAAAAGACGGCACCGTGCGGGCGATGGACTTCCGTCAGATCAAGGTGGACGATGACGACTTCGGGCTCATGACCTACGACCCCGGGTTCACCAACACCGCGAGCTGCCGGAGCGCCATCACCTACATAGACGGCGAGAGGGGCATTTTGCAGCATCGGGGCATCCCGATCGAGGAGCTATGTGAGAAGTCCACCTACCTGGAGGTGGCCTATCTTCTGATCCACGGGCACCTCCCCACGCAGAAGGAGCTCGACGGGTGGGTCTACGAGATAACCCACCACACCTACGTGCACGAGAACATGAAGAGCTTCATGCAGGGCTTCAGGCACGACGCCCACCCGATGGGGATGCTGCTCGCGAGCGTGGGGGCGCTCTCCACCTTCTACCCGGAGGCCAAGAACATAGACGACGAGGAGCAGCAGCACCTGGCGGCGGTGCGTCTGATCGCGAAGATGCCCACGCTCGCTGCCTTCGCCTACCGGCACTCGCTCGGGTTGCCTTACGTCTATCCGGACAACGATCTCTCCTACGCCGGCAACCTGCTCTCGATGCTCTTCAAGATGGCCGAGCCGCGTTACGAGCCCGATCCCAGGCTCGAGAAGGCGCTCGACACCCTCTTCATCCTGCACGCCGACCACGAGCAGAACTGCTCGGCGGCCGCCGTCAGGGTCGTCGGCTCCTCGCGCGTCGACCCATACACCGCCATCGCCGCAGGGGTCGCCGGACTCTACGGCCCGCTGCACGGTGGGGCGAACGTCGCCGTGCTCAAGATGCTGCAGCGCATCGGCAAGGTGGAGAACATCCCGGACTTCCTCGAGACCGTCAAGCAGGGCAAGGAGCGCCTGATGGGCTTCGGCCACAGGGTCTACAAGAACTACGACCCGCGCGCCAGGATCATCAAGAGCCACGTCGACGAGGTGCTCGAGGTCACCGGCAAGAACAGCCCCTGGCTAGAGATCGCCGTCGAGCTGGAGAAGCGGGCGCTCGACGACGAGTACTTCACCAGCCGCAAGCTCTACCCGAACGTGGATTTCTACTCCGGGCTCATCTACGAGGCGCTCGGCATCCCGACCGACGCCTTCACCGTGATGTTCGCCATCCCGCGGACCTCCGGCTGGATCGCCCAGTGGCTGGAGATGCTCCACGATCCGGAGCTCAAGATAGCGCGTCCGCGTCAGATCTACACCGGAGAGCTAAACCAGCGCTACGTGCCGATCGAGGAGCGCGGATAGAGCGGGCTTCTCGCAGCCGCGGTGGAAAGGAGGGCGGCCTATCCCGGGCCGCCCTCTTCCATCACCGCCTCGTAGAGGCGCTGCTGCCGGGCGAGGGCCTCGCGGTAGGCCTCGTGCCTGCCTTCGTCGGGCTCGAAGGTCTCGCCGAGCGGTACTTCTGCCTCTTCCAGCTTCAGTACGCCGAGGCGTTCGAGGGCCAGTAGCGCCGCCCCCCGGCTCGAGGCCTCCTCCACCCCCGAGAGCGTCACCGGACGCCCGAGCGCATCCGACATGATCTGGGTCCACACCGGCGAGGAGAGGAGGCCGCCGCCGGTGGCTATGACCTCCTTCTCTCCCGGGATGGCCTCTTCGAGCGCCCGGGCGATGAGCGAGAAGCGCAGCGCGACGGCCTCGAGCGCGGCCCGCAGGATGTCCCCGGGTCGGCTGGCGAGCGAGAGGCCGAGGATCGCGCCGTTCGCGTCGTCGGACCAGGTGGGGCCGCGCTCCCCGGCCAGAAGCGGCAGGAAGGTGAGCCCGTGCGAGTCGGGCTCCATCTTCGCTATCTCTTTCTCCGCCTCTTCTATCTCTGGAAGCCTCAGCGTCTGCGTGAGCCAGCTTACGAGGTTGCCCCCGTTGGAGAGCGCTCCACCCATCACGAAACGCTCCGCGTCGGCCCGGTAGCACCAGGGGCCGTCCGGGATCTCCACGCTCTTTGCCTTCCAGAGCGCGCGCATCGCGCCGCTGGTGCCGACCATGAGCGCGAGCCTCTCCCTCGTGGTGCAGCCGCTGCCGATGTTCGAGCAGGCTCCGTCCCCGGCCGCGGGGAACCAGGGCACGTTTGCCAGCTGCGGCCACCGCTTCGCCCACTCTTCGGCGAGGCCTTGCGCGGGATCGTCGGAGATGGGGGAGAGCTGGTCTTCGGTTATGGGGAGGGCTTCGATCAGCTCTTCATCCCAGCGCTTCTCGTTCTGGTCGAGGAGGCCGGTTGCCGATGCCATCGAGGTGCCTATGGTGAGGTTGTCGCTGCCGAAGAAGCGGCTGTAGAAGTACTCGGCCGGGGAGATCCAACGCGCCGTCCTCTCGAAGCGCTCCGGGTGCTCCTCGCTCAGCCACAGGAGCTTGGCCGGTAGATAGCTGGAGTGCAACACGCACCCCGTCCTGCGGTGCACCTCGCGTTCGTCGAGCCTCTCGCGCAGCTTTCTCGCGGCGCCGGCGGAGCGGCGGTCGGCCCAGGTGAGGATGTCCGTGGTGGGCTCCCCCGACCCGTCCACCCCGAGGACGGCGTGCCAGAAGGTGCTGAATGCCACCCCGGCCACCGCTGCATCCCCGGCGTGCTTGAGCGTCTCGTCCACCGCGCGGACGACGAGCGAGAAGAGATCGTCCGGGTCCTTTATTGCCCCACCGTCCGGGGTGTACTCGAGGGTGTGCTCGAGCTTCGTCTCTGTGCCCTCGACGTACGCTGCCTTCTCGTCGTAGAGCGAGGCCCTGACCGAGGAGGATCCCACGTCCACCGCCAGAACCCGCGTCTCGCCGCTCTCTTCGTTCACCTCTTCCCAAACCCTCCGTTCGTCTCGCTGCAGATCAGTTTAGCAGCACGGTGCCCCGTTCAACTCCGGCGGCTCCGGATGTAGAATCCCCGTTGGAAGGCCGTACGAGAGAGACGGGGGGAGGTCGTTTCCTTGAGGCCGCTGTATCTGCTGGCCCTGGTGCCGTTCATCGGGATACTCGGTGGCATATTCTTCGCCAACCGAATCGAGCCTTTCGTGCTCGGGATGCCGTTCATACTGTTCTGGATCGTGCTGTGGGTCGTCCTGACCTCGGTGGTGATGGCGATCATCTACAGGCTCGACCCGCAGAACAGGGAGGAAGAGCGTTGAACGTGGCGCTCGCGATCATACTGGTCTTTTTGCTGCTCGCGATCTACCTGGGCATCCGCGCCCGGCGCGGCAAGGACATGGACCTCGAGCAGTGGGCCGTCGGTGGGCGGGGTTTCGGGACGATCTTCGTCTTTTTGCTTTTGGCCGGGGAGATCTACACGACGTTCACCTTCCTGGGCGGGAGCGGCTGGGCCTACGGGGAGGGCGGGCCGGCGTTCTACATCCTCTCCTACGGGTCGCTGGCTTACGTCATCTCTTACTGGCTCCTGCCCGCGATCTGGCGCTACGGCAGGGAGAAACGGCTGCACTCCCAGGCGGACTTCTTCGCGAGCAAGTACGAGAGCCGCTCCCTGGGCGTGCTCGTCTCGATCGTCGCGGTGGTCGCGATGGTGCCATCGTATCTGGTGTTACAGCTCAAGGGACTCGGGCTCATAGTCTCGGTCGCCTCCTACGGCGCGATCTCCTCGAACGTGGCCATAACCATCGGGGCGGCGGCGGTGACGCTCTACGTCATGATCAGCGGCATCCGCGGCTCGGCGTGGACCGCCGTGATAAAGGACATAATGGTCCTCTCGGTGGCGGTCTTCCTCGGGATCTACTTCCCCCTGAAACTCTACGGCGGGATGGGGGAGATGTTCCACAGGATACAGCAGCACGATCCGGGCTTCCTCGCGTTGCCGCACACGGGATACAACGTCGTCTGGTTCGTCTCGACGGTCCTCCTGACCGCCCTCGGCTTCTACATGTGGCCGCACACGTTCGGTTCGATCTTCTCGGCCAGGGAAGCGCGCGTCTTCCGGCGCAACGCGGTCTACCTGCCGCTCTACCAGCTCATCCTGCTCTTCGTCTTTTTAGTGGGTTTCGCTGCGATCCTGGCGGTGCCGGGTCTCAAGGGAGACCAGGTGGACCTGGCCCTGCTCAGGCTCTCCCGGAGCTCCTTCGACCCATGGCTCGTCGGGCTCATCGGGGCGGCGGGGCTCCTCACCGCGCTCGTGCCGGGCTCGATGCTCCTGATGACCTCGGCGACGATCCTCTCTAAGAACGTCTACCGGGCGTTCGTACCCTCCGCGAGCGAGGAGCGGGTGAACCGGCTGGCCAAGGCGCTCGTTCCCGTCGTGGCTCTGGTCGCCTGGTACTTCACGATCAACAGCGGCAAGACCATCGTGATCCTGCTGCTCCTCGGGTACAGCTTCGTCACCCAGCTCTTCCCGTCCCTGATCTCGAGCCTCCTGCCGAACAACTTCGTGAACAAGTGGGGGGCGGCGGCCGGGATCATCGTCGGGGTGGCCATCGTTACCTACGCGACCGTGGGCGGGCTCGGGACCGGTGACCTTCTGCCCTTCCTCCCGCCGGCGCTCGCCGATATAAACAACGGGGTGGTGGCGCTCGTCGCCAACGCGATAGTTACGGTCGGTGTGAGCCTGGCGACCCGTCCCTTCGTCGCCCGGTCCTCGGCACCGACGACGTGATGGAGCGGGGTGAGGCGCTCGCCGTGGTGAGCGGCGGGCTGGACTCGGTGACGCTGGCCCATCTTCTCGCGGACGAGGGCTACTCGCTGCATCTGCTCTCCTTCGACTACGGACAGCGGCACGGAAAGGAGCTCGAGTACGCCCGTCGCTGCGCGGAGCGGCTCGGGGCCTCCTTCGACGTCGTGGACCTCTCCGGAGTCGGGAGGTTGCTCTCGGGCTCGGCGCTAACCGACGAGGTCGAAGTCCCCCACGGTCGCTACGACGAGGAGAGCATGTCCGTGACGGTCGTGCCGAACCGCAACGCGATCTTTTTGTCCGTGGCCTACGGAGCCGCGGTGGCGCGGGGCTCGGTGCTGGTGGCGGCGGCGATGCACGCGGGCGACCACCCCGTCTACCCGGACTGCCGCCCGGAGTTCGTCCGGAGCTTCGAGGAGATGGAGCTCCGGGCGATAGAAGGGCTGGGGTATCCGGGATTGCGCCTGTACACGCCTTTCATCCGCAAGACCAAGGCGGAGATAGTAGGGATCGGGGCTTCCCTCGGCGTGCCCTTCGAGGAGACCTGGAGCTGCTACGAGGGGGGCGAGCTCCACTGCGGGCTGTGCGGTACATGCACCGAGCGCAGGGAGGCGTTCGAGCTCGCCGGCGTGGAGGACCCGACGGAGTACCGGGGCTAACCCAGCTCTTTTGCGAGGTGCAGCAGGTCCCGGACCACGAGGTCCGGCTCGATGTCCCACGGATCGAGGAGCGTTTTGGGGTCGCGCCGCACCCAGGCGGCCCGCATCCCGAAGGACTTCGCTCCGATCACGTCGAACGGGTTGCTGGAGACGAGCCACACCTCTTCCGGTGCACCCCCGAGCCTCTCGCAGGCGTGGCGGTAGACCTCCGGGTCGGGTTTGAAGCTCTTCACCTCGTCGGCGCTTATCACAGTGTTGAGGTACTCGAACAGGCCGGCCTGCTCGAGTACCTTCCGCGCGCTCTCCTCCACGCCGTTGGAGAAGGCGGACATTTCGTGCCCCTGCGAACGCAGCGCCCGGAGTCCAGGCAGGGCGTCTTCGAAGGCGGGAAGGCTCTGGTAAGCGGAGATGAGGTTTCTCTCGTCCTCTCGCGAGAGCTCGAGGCCCACGCTCTGCGTGGCGAAGGCGAGTGCCTGGCGGGTACAGACCCCGAAATCCTCGTAGCGGCGCATCAGCGCCCGCCGAAAGGTGTATTCGAGCTGCTTCTCACGCCAGAGTTTTGCGAGGTGCCCGGCTTTCTCTCCGGCGAACGGCTCGAGCTTCTCCTCCATCTTCAATGGATCTACGAGCGTTCCGTAGATGTCGAAAGCCAGGGTCTCCGGCATCGCTATCTCCTCCATCGGGATCTCTTGCTGCCCTAGAGAGGATAACAGCTTCGAAACGGAGCGAGCCCCGGCCCTTCAGGCGGAGTCGGGGCTCGTCCGGAGGGGTTCCGGTCAGTCTTCCAGGACGAAGGTCACCTCCATGTTCACCCTGTAGGCGGTGATGTCGCCGTTCTCGACCGTGACGTTCATGTCCTTGATCCAGGCGCCCTCCACGTTGCGCAGCGTCTTCGTGGCGCGGGCTATGCCCTCCCTGATGGCGCCTTCGAAGCTCTCGGGCGAGGTCGCGCTGATCTCGGTGACCCTGGCTACCGACATGGCTTTCCTCTCCTCCTTGCTCTTCACCCACCTTCGGGGTAAAGAGTCTTACCCGCCCGAGAAAATACTAAACGTTACTTTGAGCTGAGAGGTGGCTCACCAGTATGGGGCTGCTGGTAGGCCGTTTCGATCCTCCGGCCGGTTCGATGGTGACGGCGACCGCCTGGGCTTTCTTTGCCCTGACCTGAACGGGGACGGCGACCGCCTTACCGCTCGGCGTGAAGAGCCCGGCGGGCTTCGGGGTGCCGTTCTCTATGACCCATATCTGATAGGTCTTGCCGTCTGGGGCGGGCGGCAGGTTGCTCGCCGTGAGGATCATCTTCCCGTTCCTCATCCGGAGTACCTCAGCCGAGGCTCCCTTCGCCGGGCCGGAGCTCCGCATCGCGTGTGCCTTGAGGTTTTCAACCTGTCCCTGCAGGTTGTGGTTCTCGCTCCGGAGGTTCCCGAGCTCCCTCTGCAGGAGCCCGTTCCAGACGAGGAGCCCCGCCACCGCGAGCGCCGCCCCTGCCGCGGCCAGGGTGCGCGGACGAAGGATCCACCCCAACCTGTCTTTCAGGGCGTTGCGCGCTTCGCCGCCGGAGGTTGCCTCGGAGCGCACTCTGGCCAGCACCCTGCGGCGCAACTCGGGGGAGGGTTCCTGCTCGGGAGGCGAGAGGGCGAGCAGGCCCGCTATCGCGCCGAGTTCCTCTATCTCGGCCTGCTTCTCCGGGTGGCGAGCCAGGTAGCTCTCGAACTCGCGCCGCTCTTCTTCGGTGAGCGCGCCGAGGACGTAGGCCTCTTTCAGCTCCTCGAAACGTTCGTGTTCCATCCCGCTCACTGTGGCAGCCTCAGATCCCTCGCGTCGAAGTAATCTTTTATCTTCTTGAGGCCCAGCCTCATCCTGCCTTTCACCGTTCCGAGCGGCAGCCCGAGCAGCTCGGCGATCTCCGTGTGGGTATAACCCGAGAAGTACGCGAGCTCCAGTATCTTCAGCTGCTCCGGCGGCAGGCTCTTGAGGGCTTCGCGCACCTGCTCCCGCTGGGTGTTCTGCCAGGTCTCGGTGAAGGCCTCGCTTTGTTGCGCACCGGATGTTGCGGCCTGCGCCCGGTCCTCGGTCCTGCGGCGGCTGGCCGCGGATCGCAGCTGGTCTATGCCGCCGTTGTGGACGATCGTGAGCAGCCAGTTCCTCACGCTGCCGCGCTCCGCCCGGTAGCTCCCCGCCGAACGCCACGCCTTGAAGAAGGACTCCTGCACGAGGTCTTCTGCTGCCTGTCGCTCACCCATCATCCGGTAGGCGAGCGAGTACGCCGCCCGGCTGTGCCGGTCGTACAGGCATGCGAAGGCGTCGGCGTCACCCGCTGCGGCGAGCGAGATGAGGTCTTCGTCTGCGAGCAGCAGGTATCTTCTCGGGACGTCGCCCATACCACAGTATACGCAGGTGCCGGATGCCCAGATCAGACGCCGGCGTCGGAAATTTCCGGGGGATTGGTGATCCGGGCACCACCCGCTTCCGTAAGAGCCGGTGAAGAACAGTGAAGATCGATTGAGGGGGTTTGAGGTTCGGAGAAAAAGCGGTTGGCTTGATGGACGTCCGTGCTGGTGATTAGGAAAGGAGCGTTTACGGATGAGTGGTGTCGAGGACCGTGGAGGTCCTGTGGTGCTTGATCGGGAGGTCTCGCGCCGCGGCTTCCTGAAGACCGCCGTGGCGGTTGGGGCGGCGCTGTCTGCTGCGGGCGTCGGCGGCTTCGGCGTCGCCGTGCGGCAGGCCCAGGCACAGAGCAAGGAGTACACGACTTACCAGGGCCTCGGCGACGTCAAGATCCTCTCCTTCGCCTACCTGCTCGAGGAACTGGAGGGGACCTTCTACGACCAGGGAGTGAAGTCTGGCATATTCAGCGGCGAGGCTCTCACGTTCATAACCGACATCCGCGACAACGAGATGGCGCACGCCCAGGCCCTGGCCTCGACGTTGCAGAAGGCCGGTGCACCGGTGCCCCAGACGCCGAACTTCACCTTCCCGAACGGGACCTTCAGCGACACGGGGGCTTTCCTGAAGCTCGCGGCGACCTTCGAGCCGACCGGAATCGGGGCGTACCAGGGAGCGGCGCCCGCGATAAAGAACAAAGACTATCTGGCGGCGGCCCTCTCGATCCACAACGCCGAGTGCCGCCACTGGGATGCGATCAAGATCCTGCAGGGCATCGTGCCGCCGAACAACGTGCCCTTCGAGAAGGCGCTGACGCTGCAGACGGTTCAGTCTAGGGTCAAGCCGTTCGGGATCACGGGCTGAAGGGGAGGTAGAGAATGAAAGAACAGACAGGCACCGAGGCTGCGGTGCTCGAAGGCACCCGCAGCCGCAGAGACTTCTTCAAGCTGGCCGGTCTCGCCGGGGCGGGTGCGGTGATGGGCTCGGTCGCCCTCGCTCCGAAGGCCTTCGCCCAGGGCACGAGCAACTACGGGAGCGACCTGGACATCGCCAACTTCGCGCTGACGCTGGAGTATCTGGAGGCCACGTTCTACGAGAACGCCGTCGACTCTGGGGTGCTCTCGGGGGATGCGCTCAAGGTGGTGACGGCGCTGCGTGACCACGAGCAGGCGCACGTGGATGCCCTGATCTCTCTGATCAAGAGCGCCGGTGGGACCCCGGTCTCCAAGCCGCAGTTCACCTTCCCCTCGGGGGCTACCTCGAGCGAGAGCTCCATCCTGAACCTCGCGGCTACCTTTGAACCGGTTGGTGTGGGGGCCTACCTGGGCGCCGCTCCGGCCATACAGAGCCCCGACGTGCTCGCCGCCGCCGGGAGCATCGCCGGGGTGGAGGGCGAGCACGTCGTCGCTGTGAACAACCTGCTGGGTAATGCCGCCGCCACGCTGGAGGCTTTCCCGGCCGCACTCACCAAGGACGAGGTGCTCGCCAAGATAGCCCCGTTCCTCGGGATGGGCTCGATGATGAACACCGGCGGCGGTTCGCGCAGAGACTGGTACCGCAACGCGCACGTCTAGCGGGGAGAGAGGCTTGAGCCCGGGCTCTCTTATGCGGAGGAGCAGGACGGCGTTATTGGCCGTCCTGCCCCTCGTCGTGATCTTCTCCCTTGCCGGTTGTGGGAGCACGCCCGTCGCCAGAAAGGCTCCCGGAGCGGGCGAAAGTGTCGCCTCGCACCGTGCAACGAAAGCGGGGCACCAGGTCGGGAAAGACTCCGGGCGCACAGACGTTGTTCGGAAGACCGCACGGAAGACGACTGGTGCTACTCCTGAGGGAGGCGTGACCGTAAAGCCCGCCGATCCCAGAGAGGTTCTCTCCAGGAAGAAGCTTCCTGACGGGTTCCCCGGCTATCGGGGCTGGAACGAGAAAAGGACCGGCGACGCTTCGCAGAAGATGATCTCGGTCGGGACGTCGGCCGGCGCCATACCGGCGGTCAGGCCTTTCAATTTCGGCCGCGATCCCGGCGGCCCCAAGGACAAGAAACTCTACCTCTCCATCCCGAAGATAGGGTTGCACGATGTGCCGGTCTACAACTCGGTCGATCCGGCGAAGCTCGACGAAGGAGCGGTGCACGTGCCGGCGACGGGGTTCCCCTGGCAGAAGGGAGCAAACGTCTACATCGCCGGCCACCGCCTCGGATACCCGAACACGGGATCTCTCTACCTCTTCTACCACCTGCCGCAGCTTACGGATGGAGACGAGGTGATCCTGAAGGACTCCGCCGGCAGGGAGTACGTCTACCGGGTCGTGAGGAAGGAGACCGTGGGGCCTGAGAACGTGCAGGTGATGAACCCGGTACCGGGAAAATCTCTCGTCACCCTTCAGACCTGTACCCTCCCGCACTACACCAAGCGGATCATAGTGCAGGCCGAAATGGTCGGGGGGTCCCAGGGATGAGGCCCATGATGATATATTGACGCCATGGTGACCGACCTTTTCCAACCGCTGCACCTTCTGATCCTCTTCGCCATCGTCCTCGTCGTCGTGGGCCCCCGGCGTGCGGTGCGTCTGGCCCGCGGGGTGGGAGACGGGCTCGGGAAGATGAGCCGATACCGGCAGGAACTCCGGGCGGGCGTCACCTCCGCGCTCACCGGCGGGGAGAAGGGCGGCCGGAAGAAAGAGCGTTGAGCGGGGAGGTGGCTCCCCGCGGGGGCTCCGCGAAACCGGGGCTGCGCCTGAGCATCCTCTCGAGCGGGAGCTCGGGGAACGTCGCCTACGTCGAGGCCTCGGGACGCGGTTTTCTCGTCGACGCCGGGTTGTCCTGCCGCAGGGTCGAGCGCTTGCTCGCTCGTATCGGACGTGGCATCGATGACGTCGAGGCGGTCCTCGTCACCCACGGTCACACCGACCACACCTCCGGGATCCGTTCGCTGGTGCGCAAGTGCGGGGTGCAGGTCTACGCCGCCCGTGGCGTCTGGGATGCTCCCGGGGTCGCGTCCGTCGAGGTAGCGGAGCCCTTCGAGGTCTGCGGGGTGGAGGCGACCTACTTCGAGGTGCCCCACGACGCCCCGACCTGTGGTCTGAGGCTCCGTACGGAGGGGGTTTCGGCGGCTTTCGCCACCGATCTCGGGGAGGTGACGCCGCAGACCCTCGGCTGGATGAGCGGCGCGCGGGCGCTGGTCCTGGAGGCGAATCACGACCCGCAGTGGCTGCGTCGAGGACCTTATCCCGAGGAACTCAAGCGCAGGATCCTCTCCGGCAGCGGGCACCTCTCCAACCAGCAGGCAGCCGAAGCGGCGCTCGCCCTGGCTCCGCACGGTCTCTCGGAGATCGTCCTCGCACACCTCTCCGAGACCAACAATTCCCCGGCGCGCGCCTGCGGGACCGTCGCCCGGGTGCTGCGCGAGGCCGGTTACGGCCGGGTCCGGATCCGGGCCGCGATGCGCGGGCGGCCCACGCCCTGGGTCGAGGTCGATCCCTGCTCCGGGCACCCGGACGACGGTTGCGTCCGCGGCCTGACGGACCGACTCTTCGGCGTGGGGCGGTGATCCGTCGGGCCACCATCGTCGCCGTCGGGAAGCTCCGGGGGTGGGCCGCCGGGGGTTGTGAGGAGTATCTGAGTAGGCTTCGCCGGTACTTCGCGGTCGAGGTCGTCGAGGTTCGCGAGGAGGATATCAACCGGCGGAGCCCGGAGGAGGTGCTCTCGGCGGAGGCCGGGCGTCTCTTGCGTCGTCTGCCGCAGGGTGCGTACACGGTGGTCCTTGATCGTGAGCGCGGCAGGGAGCTCTCTTCGGAGGAGCTCGCCCGGAGGCTCTCCTCGCTCGGACTCTCCGGGTGGAGCCACGTGGCCTTCGTCGTCGGCGGTCCGCTGGGCCTCGACGGGGCGGTGCTCGAGCGCGCCGACCTGGTGCTCTCCTTCGGGCGCATTACGCTT contains these protein-coding regions:
- a CDS encoding 23S rRNA (pseudouridine(1915)-N(3))-methyltransferase RlmH: MIRRATIVAVGKLRGWAAGGCEEYLSRLRRYFAVEVVEVREEDINRRSPEEVLSAEAGRLLRRLPQGAYTVVLDRERGRELSSEELARRLSSLGLSGWSHVAFVVGGPLGLDGAVLERADLVLSFGRITLPHALARVVLLEQLYRAVKIERGESYHW